The following coding sequences lie in one Oncorhynchus nerka isolate Pitt River linkage group LG14, Oner_Uvic_2.0, whole genome shotgun sequence genomic window:
- the LOC115141340 gene encoding peroxisomal targeting signal 1 receptor-like isoform X1 translates to MAMQELVEGECGGANPLMKLTGHMTQEGGAWRHRSTPTIPPTPIEIATEEELVNEFMQQAPPRPPHSFDMGQLLEEMQQIDQQSYRQAPQRAPGVAALALSGDWTSEFLSGVDAATASSGQAGLGDPADADWTREFITDGTDPGRWAEEYLEQSEEKLWLGDLGEREQEWTKEYLPGDELKQTANELVAKVNDPKLQNTEFLRFIRQIGEGSVTVEDRAGKQHTDRAQAKEAQNWASNLNQFLEETGGGTLPLTTQEWDQKLAKAKAKQAHQWASVVRQVSVESAESWVDEFATAGPDFQQAKAAVESDVDFWEKLQQEWEEMAKRDAESHPWLSDFDQMLSSSYDKGYQFEEDNPYLSHQDPLAEGVKRMEAGDIPGAVRLFESAVQREPDNQLAWQYLGTCQAENEQEFAAISALRRCIELKKDNLTALMALAVSFTNESLHRQACETLRDWLRHNPAYRPVLEQSEREREKDRGTRESERFGSLLPESLFTEVQSLFLSAANSEPACVDPQLQCGLGVLFNLSGEYDKAVDCFTAALSVTPQDYLLWNKLGATLANGSRSEEAVAAYRRALELQPGFIRSRYNLGISCVNLGAHREAVEHFLEALSLQRQASGEGEKVSASRGPGSTAATMMSDNIWSTLRMALNMMGESSLDVAADRRDLDTLLSYFCQAGGE, encoded by the exons ATGGCGATGCAGGAGCTGGTGGAGGGGGAGTGCGGGGGAGCCAATCCCCTCATGAAGTTGACGGGTCACATGACCCAGGAGGGAGGTGCTTGGAGGCACAGGTCAACGCCAACT ATTCCCCCTACACCCATTGAAATTGCAACAGAAGAAGAG TTGGTGAATGAGTTCATGCAGCAGGCGCCTCCACGGCCCCCTCACAGCTTTGACATGGGCCAGTTACTGGAGGAAATGCAGCAGATCGATCAGCAGAGCTACAGACAGGCTCCAcagagag CTCCGGGTGTAGCCGCGTTGGCCCTGTCTGGTGATTGGACGTCTGAGTTTCTGTCGGGAGTGGATGCCGCCACCGCCTCTTCAGGGCAGGCGGGACTTGGAGACCCGGCTGACGCTGATTGGACCAGAGAGTTCATCACCGATGGCACAG atcccGGGCGTTGGGCAGAGGAGTATCTGGAGCAGTCAGAGGAGAAGCTATGGCTCGGAGacctgggagagagggagcaagaatG GACGAAAGAGTACCTACCAGGAGACGAACTGAAGCAAACAGCCAATGAGCTGGTCGCAAAGGTCAATGACCCCAAGTTACAGaacactgag TTCCTGCGGTTCATTAGGCAGATTGGCGAGGGCAGTGTCACAGTGGAGGACAGAGCAGGCAAACAGCACACAGATAGAGCTCAGGCCAAGGAGGCTCAGAACTGGGCCTCCAACCTCAACCAG TTCCTGGAGGAGACTGGGGGAGGGACTTTACCCTTGACAACCCAAGAGTGGGATCAGAAGCTTGCCAAAGCTAAGGCTAAACAGGCACATCAATGGGCTTCTGTCGTCAGGCAG GTCTCAGTGGAGTCAGCGGAATCATGGGTAGATGAGTTCGCCACAGCAGGTCCAGATTTCCAGCAAGCTAAAGCTGCTGTGGAG AGCGACGTGGACTTCTGGGAGAAGCTGCAGCAGGAGTGGGAGGAGATGGCCAAGAGAGACGCAGAAAGTCACCCCTGGCTCTCCGATTTTGACCAGATGCTCAGTAGCTCCTACGACAAG GGGTACCAGTTTGAGGAGGACAACCCGTACCTGTCCCACCAGGACCCCCTTGCTGAAGGGGTGAAGAGGATGGAGGCAGGGGACATCCCTGGGGCCGTGCGTCTGTTTGAGAGTGCCGTACAGAGAGAACCAGACAACCAGCTG GCATGGCAATATCTGGGAACCTGTCAGGCAGAGAATGAACAAGAGTTTGCAGCCATCAGTGCCCTCCGCAG ATGCATAGAGTTGAAGAAGGACAACCTGACCGCTCTGATGGCTCTGGCTGTCAGTTTCACCAATGAATCGCTGCACAGGCAGGCCTGTGAGACCCTTCGCGATTGGCTGAGGCACAACCCCGCATACCGGCCAGTCCTGGAGCAGAGTGAACGGGAgcgagagaaggacagagggaccagagagagtgagagatttgGCTCACTGCTGCCCGA ATCTTTGTTTACCGAGGTGCAGTCCCTGTTCCTCAGTGCGGCGAACTCTGAACCCGCCTGCGTCGACCCCCAGCTACAGTGTGGCCTGGGAGTCCTCTTCAATCTGAGCGGGGAGTATGACAAGGCCGTGGACTGTTTCACCGCAGCCCTCTCCGTCACACCACAG gactATCTGCTGTGGAATAAACTGGGCGCCACGCTGGCCAATGGAAGCCGCTCAGAGGAGGCTGTTGCCGCCTATAGGAGGGCGCTTGAACTGCAGCCAGGCTTCATCCGCAGTCGGTACAACCTGGGAATCAGCTGTGTCAACCTAGGAGCCCACAG AGAGGCCGTGGAGCACTTCCTGGAAGCCCTGTCCCTGCAGCGCCAGGCGTCGGGGGAGGGCGAGAAGGTCAGTGCCAGCCGGGGCCCTGGGAGCACCGCAGCCACCATGATGTCCGATAACATCTGGTCCACCCTGCGCATGGCCTTAAACATGATGGGAGAGAGCTCGCTAGATGTGGCGGCCGACCGGCGAGACCTCGACACGCTGCTCTCCTACTTCTGTCAGGCGGGGGGGGAATGA
- the LOC115141340 gene encoding peroxisomal targeting signal 1 receptor-like isoform X2 — protein MAMQELVEGECGGANPLMKLTGHMTQEGGAWRHRSTPTIPPTPIEIATEEELVNEFMQQAPPRPPHSFDMGQLLEEMQQIDQQSYRQAPQRAPGVAALALSGDWTSEFLSGVDAATASSGQAGLGDPADADWTREFITDGTDPGRWAEEYLEQSEEKLWLGDLGEREQEWTKEYLPGDELKQTANELVAKVNDPKLQNTEFLRFIRQIGEGSVTVEDRAGKQHTDRAQAKEAQNWASNLNQVSVESAESWVDEFATAGPDFQQAKAAVESDVDFWEKLQQEWEEMAKRDAESHPWLSDFDQMLSSSYDKGYQFEEDNPYLSHQDPLAEGVKRMEAGDIPGAVRLFESAVQREPDNQLAWQYLGTCQAENEQEFAAISALRRCIELKKDNLTALMALAVSFTNESLHRQACETLRDWLRHNPAYRPVLEQSEREREKDRGTRESERFGSLLPESLFTEVQSLFLSAANSEPACVDPQLQCGLGVLFNLSGEYDKAVDCFTAALSVTPQDYLLWNKLGATLANGSRSEEAVAAYRRALELQPGFIRSRYNLGISCVNLGAHREAVEHFLEALSLQRQASGEGEKVSASRGPGSTAATMMSDNIWSTLRMALNMMGESSLDVAADRRDLDTLLSYFCQAGGE, from the exons ATGGCGATGCAGGAGCTGGTGGAGGGGGAGTGCGGGGGAGCCAATCCCCTCATGAAGTTGACGGGTCACATGACCCAGGAGGGAGGTGCTTGGAGGCACAGGTCAACGCCAACT ATTCCCCCTACACCCATTGAAATTGCAACAGAAGAAGAG TTGGTGAATGAGTTCATGCAGCAGGCGCCTCCACGGCCCCCTCACAGCTTTGACATGGGCCAGTTACTGGAGGAAATGCAGCAGATCGATCAGCAGAGCTACAGACAGGCTCCAcagagag CTCCGGGTGTAGCCGCGTTGGCCCTGTCTGGTGATTGGACGTCTGAGTTTCTGTCGGGAGTGGATGCCGCCACCGCCTCTTCAGGGCAGGCGGGACTTGGAGACCCGGCTGACGCTGATTGGACCAGAGAGTTCATCACCGATGGCACAG atcccGGGCGTTGGGCAGAGGAGTATCTGGAGCAGTCAGAGGAGAAGCTATGGCTCGGAGacctgggagagagggagcaagaatG GACGAAAGAGTACCTACCAGGAGACGAACTGAAGCAAACAGCCAATGAGCTGGTCGCAAAGGTCAATGACCCCAAGTTACAGaacactgag TTCCTGCGGTTCATTAGGCAGATTGGCGAGGGCAGTGTCACAGTGGAGGACAGAGCAGGCAAACAGCACACAGATAGAGCTCAGGCCAAGGAGGCTCAGAACTGGGCCTCCAACCTCAACCAG GTCTCAGTGGAGTCAGCGGAATCATGGGTAGATGAGTTCGCCACAGCAGGTCCAGATTTCCAGCAAGCTAAAGCTGCTGTGGAG AGCGACGTGGACTTCTGGGAGAAGCTGCAGCAGGAGTGGGAGGAGATGGCCAAGAGAGACGCAGAAAGTCACCCCTGGCTCTCCGATTTTGACCAGATGCTCAGTAGCTCCTACGACAAG GGGTACCAGTTTGAGGAGGACAACCCGTACCTGTCCCACCAGGACCCCCTTGCTGAAGGGGTGAAGAGGATGGAGGCAGGGGACATCCCTGGGGCCGTGCGTCTGTTTGAGAGTGCCGTACAGAGAGAACCAGACAACCAGCTG GCATGGCAATATCTGGGAACCTGTCAGGCAGAGAATGAACAAGAGTTTGCAGCCATCAGTGCCCTCCGCAG ATGCATAGAGTTGAAGAAGGACAACCTGACCGCTCTGATGGCTCTGGCTGTCAGTTTCACCAATGAATCGCTGCACAGGCAGGCCTGTGAGACCCTTCGCGATTGGCTGAGGCACAACCCCGCATACCGGCCAGTCCTGGAGCAGAGTGAACGGGAgcgagagaaggacagagggaccagagagagtgagagatttgGCTCACTGCTGCCCGA ATCTTTGTTTACCGAGGTGCAGTCCCTGTTCCTCAGTGCGGCGAACTCTGAACCCGCCTGCGTCGACCCCCAGCTACAGTGTGGCCTGGGAGTCCTCTTCAATCTGAGCGGGGAGTATGACAAGGCCGTGGACTGTTTCACCGCAGCCCTCTCCGTCACACCACAG gactATCTGCTGTGGAATAAACTGGGCGCCACGCTGGCCAATGGAAGCCGCTCAGAGGAGGCTGTTGCCGCCTATAGGAGGGCGCTTGAACTGCAGCCAGGCTTCATCCGCAGTCGGTACAACCTGGGAATCAGCTGTGTCAACCTAGGAGCCCACAG AGAGGCCGTGGAGCACTTCCTGGAAGCCCTGTCCCTGCAGCGCCAGGCGTCGGGGGAGGGCGAGAAGGTCAGTGCCAGCCGGGGCCCTGGGAGCACCGCAGCCACCATGATGTCCGATAACATCTGGTCCACCCTGCGCATGGCCTTAAACATGATGGGAGAGAGCTCGCTAGATGTGGCGGCCGACCGGCGAGACCTCGACACGCTGCTCTCCTACTTCTGTCAGGCGGGGGGGGAATGA
- the LOC115141340 gene encoding peroxisomal targeting signal 1 receptor-like isoform X3: MAMQELVEGECGGANPLMKLTGHMTQEGGAWRHRSTPTIPPTPIEIATEEELVNEFMQQAPPRPPHSFDMGQLLEEMQQIDQQSYRQAPQRAPGVAALALSGDWTSEFLSGVDAATASSGQAGLGDPADADWTREFITDGTDPGRWAEEYLEQSEEKLWLGDLGEREQEWTKEYLPGDELKQTANELVAKVNDPKLQNTEVSVESAESWVDEFATAGPDFQQAKAAVESDVDFWEKLQQEWEEMAKRDAESHPWLSDFDQMLSSSYDKGYQFEEDNPYLSHQDPLAEGVKRMEAGDIPGAVRLFESAVQREPDNQLAWQYLGTCQAENEQEFAAISALRRCIELKKDNLTALMALAVSFTNESLHRQACETLRDWLRHNPAYRPVLEQSEREREKDRGTRESERFGSLLPESLFTEVQSLFLSAANSEPACVDPQLQCGLGVLFNLSGEYDKAVDCFTAALSVTPQDYLLWNKLGATLANGSRSEEAVAAYRRALELQPGFIRSRYNLGISCVNLGAHREAVEHFLEALSLQRQASGEGEKVSASRGPGSTAATMMSDNIWSTLRMALNMMGESSLDVAADRRDLDTLLSYFCQAGGE, translated from the exons ATGGCGATGCAGGAGCTGGTGGAGGGGGAGTGCGGGGGAGCCAATCCCCTCATGAAGTTGACGGGTCACATGACCCAGGAGGGAGGTGCTTGGAGGCACAGGTCAACGCCAACT ATTCCCCCTACACCCATTGAAATTGCAACAGAAGAAGAG TTGGTGAATGAGTTCATGCAGCAGGCGCCTCCACGGCCCCCTCACAGCTTTGACATGGGCCAGTTACTGGAGGAAATGCAGCAGATCGATCAGCAGAGCTACAGACAGGCTCCAcagagag CTCCGGGTGTAGCCGCGTTGGCCCTGTCTGGTGATTGGACGTCTGAGTTTCTGTCGGGAGTGGATGCCGCCACCGCCTCTTCAGGGCAGGCGGGACTTGGAGACCCGGCTGACGCTGATTGGACCAGAGAGTTCATCACCGATGGCACAG atcccGGGCGTTGGGCAGAGGAGTATCTGGAGCAGTCAGAGGAGAAGCTATGGCTCGGAGacctgggagagagggagcaagaatG GACGAAAGAGTACCTACCAGGAGACGAACTGAAGCAAACAGCCAATGAGCTGGTCGCAAAGGTCAATGACCCCAAGTTACAGaacactgag GTCTCAGTGGAGTCAGCGGAATCATGGGTAGATGAGTTCGCCACAGCAGGTCCAGATTTCCAGCAAGCTAAAGCTGCTGTGGAG AGCGACGTGGACTTCTGGGAGAAGCTGCAGCAGGAGTGGGAGGAGATGGCCAAGAGAGACGCAGAAAGTCACCCCTGGCTCTCCGATTTTGACCAGATGCTCAGTAGCTCCTACGACAAG GGGTACCAGTTTGAGGAGGACAACCCGTACCTGTCCCACCAGGACCCCCTTGCTGAAGGGGTGAAGAGGATGGAGGCAGGGGACATCCCTGGGGCCGTGCGTCTGTTTGAGAGTGCCGTACAGAGAGAACCAGACAACCAGCTG GCATGGCAATATCTGGGAACCTGTCAGGCAGAGAATGAACAAGAGTTTGCAGCCATCAGTGCCCTCCGCAG ATGCATAGAGTTGAAGAAGGACAACCTGACCGCTCTGATGGCTCTGGCTGTCAGTTTCACCAATGAATCGCTGCACAGGCAGGCCTGTGAGACCCTTCGCGATTGGCTGAGGCACAACCCCGCATACCGGCCAGTCCTGGAGCAGAGTGAACGGGAgcgagagaaggacagagggaccagagagagtgagagatttgGCTCACTGCTGCCCGA ATCTTTGTTTACCGAGGTGCAGTCCCTGTTCCTCAGTGCGGCGAACTCTGAACCCGCCTGCGTCGACCCCCAGCTACAGTGTGGCCTGGGAGTCCTCTTCAATCTGAGCGGGGAGTATGACAAGGCCGTGGACTGTTTCACCGCAGCCCTCTCCGTCACACCACAG gactATCTGCTGTGGAATAAACTGGGCGCCACGCTGGCCAATGGAAGCCGCTCAGAGGAGGCTGTTGCCGCCTATAGGAGGGCGCTTGAACTGCAGCCAGGCTTCATCCGCAGTCGGTACAACCTGGGAATCAGCTGTGTCAACCTAGGAGCCCACAG AGAGGCCGTGGAGCACTTCCTGGAAGCCCTGTCCCTGCAGCGCCAGGCGTCGGGGGAGGGCGAGAAGGTCAGTGCCAGCCGGGGCCCTGGGAGCACCGCAGCCACCATGATGTCCGATAACATCTGGTCCACCCTGCGCATGGCCTTAAACATGATGGGAGAGAGCTCGCTAGATGTGGCGGCCGACCGGCGAGACCTCGACACGCTGCTCTCCTACTTCTGTCAGGCGGGGGGGGAATGA